The DNA segment GTGTCAAGTGCTTTTTTAAGAAATTTTTAATTTAATGTGTTTCTCTGCTTTTTTCTTTTTGTGTTTTGATTGCTTGAAAGTTCATTGTTTGCATTGTTTGTTCTTTGTTTCTTAAATATTTGAGAGGAGAAAATTTTTGTTTATTTTTTATGAAAATTTTATTGCAAAAAAGAGTAAAAGTGTAATAGAGATTACAAGAAAGAATGCAAAAAGATAAAATCTTATGGTAAGATTGTGGAATGAGATGAGGTTAAGTTTGAAAACCAAAGCCTATAACAAGGCTTCAATTTTTTGTTCTAAATCTTTAATTTTACTTTTGTATTTCTCGCTCTCTACACGATATTGTGAGTTACGCTGTTTGAGGGCTTTTACTTCATTACGCAAGGAAGTGATTTCATCGGTAAGAATATCAATGTTTCCCAAAGCTCTTTGAAGCTGTAATTGGTGTTTGCGGATTAAAATTTCAGCTTCTTGTAGTGTTAATTTCATCACGGCACTATTTTTTTCTTCTTTTTGGGCAACACTTTTATAAAAAAAGGTTTTTACTACCATAAACAAAACGAATAGAATAAATGCCGTTAAAAATAACCATTGTGTAAATTGTGCCATTTTATTTCCTTAAAAGTTATAATTTCCCTATACGACAGGTATGCCTACCACCTTCAAACACTCCCTCGCAAAAACTTTTTAAAATCTGTTCTACCATACCCTCCCCTACAACGCGTGCGCCTAAGCACAGCACATTTGCGTCATTATGTGCTCGGCTCATTGCAGCACTATAAGGCTCATTGCAGAGTGCTGCGCGGATACCTTTATGACGATTAGCAGCAATACTCATTCCAATTCCGCTTCCACAAATCAAAATTCCAAAACTTTTATCATTTTTCAAAACATTTTCACATAAGAGATTAGCAAAATCCGGATAATCCACGCGATTAGAATCGCTAGGTCCCAAATCCTCCACACTATGCCCCATTTCCCCTAATGTTTGAACCACAAAAGCCTTTAATGTAAATCCCGCGTGGTCGCTTGCGATAAAAAATTTCATTCTCTCTCCTATAATAGCAAGTTTATAATTGTCTGCACAGGCACAGAAATTATACTAGATAAAGGTGTGCTTAAGATAATCATTAACACCACCATACCCACCATTGGCGGCACTCTCTCAAACAATCTTGCAAAAAAATCATTCCGAAACATCAATCCAAAATAAGCAAGCACATTTGAGCCATCTAAGGGCGGAATTGGGATTAGGTTAAATACAGCCAAAACAACATTATAAATCAATAATTGTAAGAAAAAATAAATCACAAGCAGGGCAACAAAATTTGGATTAGAAAAATATTCAAAAAATCCCGCTAAGATTCCACCATTAAAGGCATAAATCAAAAGAGCGGTTAGAATCGCTAAGGCAAAATTATACGCCACACCTGCGATAGAAACCGCAAAAGCCCCAAAATATCCTCCTCTATAAATCACGCGGTCCATTCGCACAGGCACAGGTTTCGCCCAACCAAACAAAAAAGGCGCATTCACAAGGAACAACAAAGCAGGCAACAAGATAGAACCCACTAAATCTATATGTAGCAGCGGATTAATTTTCAACCTTCCCGCGTCTTGTGCGGTTGTATCGCCAAATTTGAGCGCAACAAAGCCGTGCATAATCTCGTGTCCTATAATTGCGACAAGCAGGGCTATAATCATTATAGGAATCTTAAAGCTAAGCGGTAAATCAAACATTATAGACTTTCCTTTGTATCTTACATTTCAGCATTTTGCGATTCTATGGTTTTGGAATTTTGTATTTGTTTTTCTAGGGATTCTATGCTTCTGCCAATGCGTTCCCAACGAATCTTAAAGTTATCATCCCAGCTAAAATAAACAAACCAAGGCTTGCCAATCACATATTTATAGCTCACCGCGCCCCAAAAACGCGAATCATTAGAATTGTTGCGATTATCTCCCATCATAAAGAATTCCTCTTCTTGCACTCGTGCAAAAAACGCAAGCTCGCCATTGGACAACTGCACTCTTTCCATACCAAGCGACTCGCCTTGTTGGGATAGAATCTCTAATTGAGTAAAGGCATCAGGAAACACATCTAAGTATTGCACGCCAGAATGTGTAGCCAAATAAGGGTCATAGTAAAAGGTTTTGCCTCTAAACTGCAAAGTTTGTGCCGCCTCGTCTTGATAAATAGAATCGCTACCGAAATGCACCCAAAGCCCTTTTTGTGTATAAAGCACCTCATCGCCACCTACAGCAACATTGCGCTTGACATAATGGATTTTGGGAGAATGGGGGTAACGAAAGATGACAATATCTCCACGTTTGGGACGCTCTCCCTCAAACAAGTGTCCATTACCCCTAAAATCGGGCAAAACTTTTAATTCAATCCACGGAATCGTGGGTGTTGGGATTCCATACGCAAACTTTTTGACAAACAAATTATCACCAATCAACATCGTATTTAGCATACTTCCGCTTGGAATCACAAAGGCTTGCGCAACAAAAAAGATAATGCCTAGCACAATAATAATCGTCCCCACCCAGCTATTGACAAACGCATAAAGTTTGATAAAGATTTTTTTCATTTCCTTTTTCCTCTAATGGTTTGCGCGAAGTTTTGCTGATTTTAAAGTGTTTTGAAGCAAAGAAGCAATCGTCATTGGTCCCACTCCGCCGGGCACAGGCGTGATGAATTCACACAAAGGTGCGACATTTTCAAAATCCACATCACCCACAATTTGCCCGCTTGGTAGCTTTGAGATTCCAATATCTACGACGATTGCACCTTGTTTTACCATTTCTTTGGTAATCAAATTTGGCTTGCCCACTGCAACACACAAAATATCTGCATTCTTTGTGTGTGCAATCAAATCTTGCGTGTAAATATGGCAAAGAGTTATCGTCGCATTTTCGTTTAAAAATAACGCTCCTAGTGGCTTGCCGACGATATTACTTGCGCCAACAATCACGACATTTTTGCCTTGAATTTCTATCTTATAATGCTTCAAAAGGCTCAAAACACCCATAGGTGTGGCAGGAACAAAGCCCGCAAGATTCGCAAAAATGCGCCCCATATTAAAAGGATGGAATCCATCTACATCTTTGTGTGGGGCAATTGCTTCTAGCACCGCGG comes from the Helicobacter ganmani genome and includes:
- the rpiB gene encoding ribose 5-phosphate isomerase B; translated protein: MKFFIASDHAGFTLKAFVVQTLGEMGHSVEDLGPSDSNRVDYPDFANLLCENVLKNDKSFGILICGSGIGMSIAANRHKGIRAALCNEPYSAAMSRAHNDANVLCLGARVVGEGMVEQILKSFCEGVFEGGRHTCRIGKL
- a CDS encoding site-2 protease family protein; protein product: MFDLPLSFKIPIMIIALLVAIIGHEIMHGFVALKFGDTTAQDAGRLKINPLLHIDLVGSILLPALLFLVNAPFLFGWAKPVPVRMDRVIYRGGYFGAFAVSIAGVAYNFALAILTALLIYAFNGGILAGFFEYFSNPNFVALLVIYFFLQLLIYNVVLAVFNLIPIPPLDGSNVLAYFGLMFRNDFFARLFERVPPMVGMVVLMIILSTPLSSIISVPVQTIINLLL
- the lepB gene encoding signal peptidase I, which encodes MKKIFIKLYAFVNSWVGTIIIVLGIIFFVAQAFVIPSGSMLNTMLIGDNLFVKKFAYGIPTPTIPWIELKVLPDFRGNGHLFEGERPKRGDIVIFRYPHSPKIHYVKRNVAVGGDEVLYTQKGLWVHFGSDSIYQDEAAQTLQFRGKTFYYDPYLATHSGVQYLDVFPDAFTQLEILSQQGESLGMERVQLSNGELAFFARVQEEEFFMMGDNRNNSNDSRFWGAVSYKYVIGKPWFVYFSWDDNFKIRWERIGRSIESLEKQIQNSKTIESQNAEM
- the folD gene encoding bifunctional methylenetetrahydrofolate dehydrogenase/methenyltetrahydrofolate cyclohydrolase FolD; the encoded protein is MQILDGKALAQQIETEIKSEVGVLSQKGITPGLAVILVGNDPASQSYVNMKAKACKRTGIYSITHEMPENIAQDSLLQTITMLNANPNIDGILVQLPLPKHIDTTAVLEAIAPHKDVDGFHPFNMGRIFANLAGFVPATPMGVLSLLKHYKIEIQGKNVVIVGASNIVGKPLGALFLNENATITLCHIYTQDLIAHTKNADILCVAVGKPNLITKEMVKQGAIVVDIGISKLPSGQIVGDVDFENVAPLCEFITPVPGGVGPMTIASLLQNTLKSAKLRANH